From Virgibacillus ihumii, the proteins below share one genomic window:
- a CDS encoding fatty acyl-CoA synthetase: protein MKSGTEIHDDLNRMLKRARRNTLGDLLARTRDRMPEKFALAYGSQWLNYAELDDLVNQTAHAFLDAGMRKGDMITVMSKNSLDFVVVNFALARVGAVMIPINYMLTGEDIQYILEHAEVSGFVASEEYAGVLDKSAGRLNIKFRYLMDAIGTYDGDLAAWTALSEARDGQPADFVDSDLDDDDLAHVLYTSGTESRPKGVMLSHKSLISEYVSCMVDGHMAAEDVAIHALPLYHSAQLHVFLGPSVYVGSSGIVLGAASPELILKTIEEEGATQLFAPPTVWIALLRNPDFDNRDLSTLEKCYYGAAIMPREILKELAERLPNAKFWNFYGQTEVAPLATALQPEDQLRKLGSAGVPTLNVQTKIVDDHDQEIGRGEMGEIVHRTPHTMKGYLHDPDKTAEAFRGGWFHSGDLGVMDEEGYITIIDRKKDMINTGGVNVSSREVEETLYQLDGVSEVAIIGIPDTYWIEAVTAIIVPKVGARLSEDRVMEFCQERLSTFKVPKYVDFADELPKNPSGKVLKRSLRDQYEHLAEK from the coding sequence ATGAAGTCAGGAACAGAAATCCATGATGATTTGAACAGGATGTTGAAACGAGCACGCAGAAATACATTAGGGGACTTACTGGCAAGGACCCGCGACCGAATGCCGGAGAAATTTGCATTGGCATATGGTAGTCAGTGGCTGAATTATGCGGAACTGGATGATCTTGTCAATCAGACAGCACATGCTTTTTTGGATGCCGGGATGCGGAAAGGTGACATGATTACGGTCATGTCCAAAAATAGTTTGGATTTCGTTGTGGTTAATTTTGCTTTGGCAAGGGTTGGAGCGGTGATGATTCCAATCAATTACATGCTGACTGGTGAGGATATTCAATATATTTTGGAGCATGCAGAGGTAAGCGGATTTGTGGCATCGGAGGAATATGCGGGTGTTTTGGATAAGTCTGCGGGAAGACTGAATATTAAGTTCCGCTATTTGATGGATGCAATCGGTACATATGACGGAGACCTTGCAGCCTGGACAGCATTATCGGAAGCGCGGGATGGGCAGCCGGCAGATTTTGTCGATTCCGACCTGGATGACGATGACCTTGCACATGTGCTGTATACGAGCGGAACGGAATCACGACCCAAAGGAGTTATGCTCTCACACAAAAGTTTAATCAGTGAATATGTAAGTTGTATGGTTGATGGTCATATGGCAGCGGAAGATGTGGCAATCCATGCACTTCCACTTTATCACAGCGCACAGCTCCACGTGTTTTTAGGACCGAGTGTTTATGTCGGATCAAGCGGTATCGTTTTGGGTGCGGCAAGCCCCGAACTTATTTTGAAAACAATTGAAGAAGAAGGTGCAACACAGCTGTTTGCGCCGCCAACCGTGTGGATTGCGCTTCTGCGGAATCCGGACTTTGATAATCGTGATCTCTCAACACTTGAAAAGTGCTATTATGGCGCTGCTATCATGCCGCGTGAAATTTTAAAAGAACTGGCTGAACGTCTTCCAAATGCAAAGTTCTGGAATTTCTACGGTCAGACCGAAGTAGCTCCGCTTGCCACAGCATTGCAGCCGGAAGATCAATTGCGCAAACTGGGGTCGGCCGGTGTACCAACATTGAATGTGCAGACAAAAATTGTAGATGATCACGATCAGGAAATCGGACGCGGGGAAATGGGGGAGATTGTACATCGGACACCACATACGATGAAAGGCTATCTGCATGATCCGGACAAAACCGCCGAAGCGTTCCGTGGCGGCTGGTTTCACAGCGGTGATCTGGGTGTAATGGACGAGGAAGGCTATATTACAATTATCGACCGCAAAAAAGATATGATCAATACAGGCGGCGTTAACGTCTCCAGTCGTGAAGTTGAAGAAACTCTATACCAGCTTGATGGTGTATCGGAAGTTGCTATCATCGGTATTCCGGACACATACTGGATTGAGGCGGTTACTGCAATTATTGTTCCAAAAGTAGGTGCGAGGTTGTCGGAAGATCGCGTCATGGAGTTTTGCCAGGAGCGGCTGTCAACATTTAAGGTGCCTAAGTATGTCGATTTTGCTGATGAATTGCCGAAAAACCCGAGTGGTAAAGTGTTGAAACGCTCATTGCGGGATCAGTATGAGCATTTGGCTGAAAAATAG
- the sspL gene encoding small, acid-soluble spore protein L, which produces MRSDKRVKSSVNPQGMSEDKREQRPESQLEQRAKKKNTKI; this is translated from the coding sequence ATCAGAAGTGATAAGCGGGTTAAATCGAGTGTCAATCCTCAGGGCATGAGTGAGGATAAGCGAGAACAGCGGCCGGAATCACAATTGGAGCAGCGTGCAAAAAAGAAGAACACAAAAATTTAA
- a CDS encoding AI-2E family transporter, translating into MKNSSRFIKFMGGRDLLFVLILLALIGITVFIFNQVQFIFNPLIIVLSTVVPPVILAFIAYYLLNPIVNLLERVHISRIWGILIIILGISGLVTGLVLLIAPAVEAQVKDLAEKFPSYLEQMANGFQSWIQSSFLAPYYDQGYSWLTTHLSDITSKIGEYLGGAIKGIQGIASALTSIVVAIITFPFILFFLLKDGNHFKHYCLKLLPSKYRKDADQILYNMDVQVGSYIQGQIIVALCIGTLLFIGYLIIGLDYAITLAIIAAVTSVVPYLGPIIAITPAIIIALVASPIMLLKLGIVWAAVQFLEGNFISPNIMGRTLSIHPLTIIIVLLAAGNLFGIVGVILGIPGYAIIKVITIYIFGKFKARYNHFYGEEHGYYEKK; encoded by the coding sequence ATGAAAAATTCGAGCAGATTCATAAAATTTATGGGCGGTCGTGATTTGCTGTTTGTGTTGATACTTTTAGCATTGATAGGCATCACCGTCTTTATTTTTAATCAGGTTCAGTTTATATTTAATCCGCTTATTATTGTATTATCAACAGTTGTACCGCCAGTGATCCTCGCGTTTATAGCATATTATTTGCTGAACCCAATTGTAAATCTCCTGGAACGTGTACATATAAGCCGGATTTGGGGAATTCTCATTATAATCCTTGGCATAAGCGGATTGGTCACAGGACTTGTATTATTGATTGCTCCGGCGGTCGAGGCACAGGTCAAGGATTTAGCCGAAAAATTTCCATCGTATCTCGAACAGATGGCAAACGGGTTTCAATCATGGATTCAAAGCTCGTTTTTGGCACCGTATTATGACCAGGGTTATTCATGGCTGACGACCCATCTAAGTGACATAACGAGTAAAATTGGTGAATATCTTGGTGGTGCTATCAAAGGGATACAAGGTATTGCCAGTGCATTGACCAGTATTGTGGTTGCCATTATCACGTTTCCGTTCATTTTGTTTTTCCTGCTTAAGGACGGAAATCATTTTAAACATTACTGCTTGAAATTATTGCCCTCAAAATACCGGAAAGACGCCGATCAAATTCTTTACAATATGGATGTTCAAGTCGGCTCTTACATTCAGGGGCAAATAATTGTTGCACTTTGTATCGGTACATTATTATTTATCGGTTATTTGATCATCGGACTGGATTATGCGATTACCCTTGCAATTATTGCTGCCGTTACGAGTGTTGTTCCATATCTGGGACCGATTATCGCAATCACACCGGCAATCATCATCGCATTGGTTGCTTCACCAATCATGCTTCTTAAATTGGGCATTGTTTGGGCAGCTGTACAGTTTCTCGAAGGCAATTTCATCTCGCCGAATATTATGGGAAGAACGTTGAGTATCCATCCGCTCACGATTATTATTGTTTTGCTGGCAGCCGGAAATTTATTTGGAATTGTTGGTGTAATCCTTGGCATACCAGGGTACGCGATTATTAAAGTGATCACCATTTACATCTTTGGGAAATTCAAAGCGCGCTATAACCATTTTTACGGTGAAGAACATGGATATTATGAAAAAAAATAA
- a CDS encoding patatin-like phospholipase family protein, which produces MLEGGGMRCAFTIGVLDYFLEHRIEFPYVATASAGALIGSSYIAKQRERNIQLLHAIGKNQQAISIKRLLQKKELFSMDFIFEKLANQTFPLEFQAFSEAESKFIIGTTDINTGTPIFYDTFQKQKDLSTIIRASCSLPVLAPSIDYNGKQLIDGGVSDPIPITPLVNLGIKKHVVILTRNKGYIKKPTKLNWFFKRFFKNKPELIKLLHDRHLLYNDTMKKLLAMEKRNEVFIIQPEKPLEASRIEKSHSKLEALYHQGYQEAERKHTALQKFLQSTEKPSYNFSHNI; this is translated from the coding sequence ATGTTGGAAGGTGGAGGTATGCGCTGCGCCTTCACAATTGGCGTACTGGATTACTTTCTTGAGCACAGGATTGAATTCCCTTATGTTGCGACAGCATCAGCCGGAGCATTAATTGGAAGTTCCTATATTGCCAAGCAGCGTGAGCGGAACATTCAACTGCTTCATGCTATTGGCAAGAATCAGCAAGCCATATCCATCAAACGGCTGCTGCAAAAAAAAGAATTGTTCAGCATGGATTTTATTTTTGAAAAACTGGCAAATCAAACTTTCCCGCTTGAATTTCAGGCTTTCAGCGAAGCAGAGTCCAAATTTATCATCGGTACAACCGATATAAATACCGGAACACCCATTTTTTATGATACATTCCAAAAGCAGAAAGATCTTTCAACGATTATCAGAGCTTCCTGCTCATTACCCGTTTTAGCCCCCAGTATTGATTATAACGGAAAACAATTAATTGACGGCGGTGTATCTGACCCTATACCAATTACTCCATTGGTTAATTTGGGCATAAAAAAACATGTTGTCATTCTTACCCGAAATAAAGGTTATATTAAAAAACCGACAAAACTAAACTGGTTTTTCAAGCGATTTTTTAAGAATAAACCTGAACTGATCAAACTGCTGCACGACAGGCATTTGCTTTATAATGACACAATGAAGAAATTACTTGCCATGGAAAAGCGCAACGAAGTCTTTATTATCCAGCCTGAAAAGCCGCTGGAAGCAAGCAGAATTGAAAAAAGCCATTCTAAGCTTGAAGCATTATATCACCAGGGTTATCAAGAAGCGGAAAGAAAACATACTGCATTGCAAAAGTTCCTGCAAAGTACAGAAAAACCGTCCTATAATTTTTCACATAATATTTAA
- a CDS encoding GNAT family N-acetyltransferase, which translates to MEIRLLEPEDAGAYRKLRLEALLNSPEAFLTSHEEAEKMSEDDYKVRLQSDAAFNFGAFREDNLIGMVALVRETKNKISHRSSVFGMYVTPAYRGKSIGKKLMQTAVEHARSLDGVSQVCMSVVTTNTTAKSMYYAQGFVPIGTHKKAIQFGEGFLDEEHMVMVL; encoded by the coding sequence ATGGAAATACGATTATTGGAACCAGAAGATGCCGGAGCATATCGGAAGCTGCGCCTGGAAGCATTGCTGAACAGCCCTGAAGCATTCCTGACCAGTCACGAGGAAGCCGAAAAAATGTCGGAGGATGATTATAAAGTCAGACTGCAATCAGATGCAGCGTTCAATTTTGGTGCGTTCAGGGAGGATAATCTGATCGGGATGGTTGCACTTGTTCGTGAAACAAAAAATAAGATCAGTCATCGCTCCAGTGTTTTTGGAATGTATGTCACTCCTGCATACAGGGGGAAGAGTATTGGAAAAAAACTGATGCAAACGGCGGTCGAACATGCCAGGTCGCTCGATGGTGTCAGTCAGGTATGTATGTCAGTAGTTACTACCAATACTACCGCGAAAAGCATGTATTACGCACAGGGGTTTGTCCCGATTGGAACACATAAAAAAGCTATTCAATTCGGGGAAGGCTTTCTTGACGAGGAGCATATGGTAATGGTGCTGTAA
- a CDS encoding sensor histidine kinase, whose amino-acid sequence MKTFWFRLVIFSGLWGLIILQDSEYAALSIFFAALSLGLFFFLSIHKEMFVICFGLSTVIFVHGILWTDSAFYTLLLLYFVTVVSLYRLQRRILITYIFINFLLSVHIALLYADYALELIILSGLFYFMVFALNRLVMERKGQAEQYEQMLEEYRKLKRMNLTAENNARLEERTKIARDIHDSVGHRLTALIMKLEMLSIQQQKPEYQELKKIAQESLDEIRQAVQTLQQNEQEGLATVVHLIRKLEAESHILVQFTMKQGVLSVKLSNQSSIVLYRAIQEALTNTMRHAQSREVQIILGKSANGGVSFEVINQIFHAVPFTYGFGLSNMKERVDEVHGTLQIYQTAEKFVVQGTIPGE is encoded by the coding sequence GTGAAGACTTTCTGGTTTCGGCTGGTGATTTTCAGCGGTCTGTGGGGACTCATTATTTTACAGGATAGTGAGTATGCAGCGCTTAGTATATTTTTTGCCGCACTATCGCTGGGATTATTTTTCTTTTTATCCATCCATAAAGAAATGTTTGTTATCTGTTTCGGCTTATCGACTGTTATTTTTGTTCATGGTATCCTATGGACTGATTCCGCTTTCTATACTTTATTGCTGCTGTATTTTGTCACGGTGGTTTCCCTGTATCGATTACAACGAAGAATTCTGATTACATATATTTTTATTAATTTTTTGTTATCTGTGCACATAGCTTTGCTGTATGCGGATTATGCGCTTGAGTTGATTATTCTCAGTGGGTTGTTTTACTTTATGGTGTTTGCTTTGAATCGTCTGGTAATGGAGCGGAAAGGGCAGGCTGAGCAATACGAACAAATGCTGGAGGAGTACCGTAAATTAAAACGGATGAATCTTACCGCTGAAAATAACGCACGGCTGGAAGAGCGGACAAAAATTGCCCGGGACATCCATGATTCAGTTGGACACCGGTTGACAGCGCTGATTATGAAACTTGAAATGCTTTCCATTCAGCAGCAAAAACCGGAGTATCAAGAACTGAAAAAAATAGCACAGGAGAGTCTTGACGAAATCAGACAGGCGGTGCAAACATTGCAGCAGAATGAGCAGGAAGGGTTGGCAACAGTGGTGCATTTGATTCGTAAGCTGGAGGCGGAAAGCCACATTCTTGTGCAATTCACGATGAAACAGGGTGTGCTGTCTGTAAAACTTTCCAATCAAAGCAGTATTGTGTTGTACCGTGCCATTCAAGAAGCATTAACGAACACGATGCGTCATGCACAGTCACGTGAAGTGCAGATCATTTTGGGGAAATCTGCAAACGGCGGGGTTTCTTTTGAAGTAATCAACCAGATATTTCATGCGGTCCCATTTACGTATGGATTTGGACTGTCCAATATGAAAGAAAGGGTGGACGAGGTGCATGGTACGTTACAGATTTATCAGACGGCGGAAAAGTTTGTTGTTCAAGGAACCATTCCGGGTGAATAG
- a CDS encoding response regulator transcription factor yields MWRVLIAEDQDIVRQGLKVILEQDENIKVDHDVENGQQAITILEKNIVDFVLMDVRMPVMNGIEATREIKKCWPDVKILMLTTFNDDEYALQALREGANGFLLKTSDSAKLIEAVYSCMKGGLTIHDEVAAKVMPRLLEGTAEKSSVEADLSPREQKVTYLVGQGKTNREIADELFLSIGTVKNKITHILQKTDLRDRTQLAIFAVKHGIGE; encoded by the coding sequence ATGTGGCGGGTACTGATTGCGGAGGATCAGGATATTGTCAGACAAGGGTTAAAGGTGATTTTGGAACAGGACGAAAATATCAAAGTTGACCATGATGTGGAAAATGGACAGCAAGCAATAACAATTTTGGAAAAAAATATTGTTGATTTTGTTTTGATGGATGTTCGGATGCCAGTCATGAACGGCATTGAAGCAACAAGAGAAATCAAGAAATGCTGGCCCGATGTAAAAATACTGATGTTGACAACATTCAATGATGATGAATATGCACTGCAGGCGTTACGGGAGGGTGCCAATGGGTTCTTGCTTAAAACGTCCGATTCGGCAAAATTGATTGAAGCGGTGTACAGCTGTATGAAAGGAGGCCTGACCATTCATGATGAGGTAGCTGCAAAGGTTATGCCGCGTTTGCTGGAAGGAACAGCGGAAAAGTCATCTGTTGAAGCTGATCTTTCACCAAGAGAACAAAAGGTGACCTACTTGGTAGGGCAGGGAAAAACAAACAGAGAAATTGCTGATGAATTGTTTTTGTCAATCGGCACTGTTAAAAATAAAATCACGCATATTTTACAAAAAACAGACCTTCGTGACCGGACACAGCTGGCGATTTTTGCAGTGAAGCATGGAATAGGTGAATGA
- a CDS encoding ABC transporter ATP-binding protein, whose product MLELVDLSKKFKQFYAVKNVNMFIEEGEIVGLLGPNGAGKSTAISMLSSLTEPTEGDVRFRNVSIIDSPGPIRKVIGMVPQEIALYDDLTAQENLQFFGRIYRLSGTELKRRIDDVLHLIGLTERRKDVVKKFSGGMKRRLNIGVALLHNPELIIMDEPTVGIDPQSRSYILETVKRLNKEKKMTVLYTSHYMEEVEFLCDRIYIMDKGNLIASGTQEEIKQILSAEKSVSIQATRWNDTFIGALQNDPTISRVTVEEKACSVIVPKETNVFGTILKYAEEAGIELTSVNVQTPTLEDVFLHLTGRALRD is encoded by the coding sequence ATGCTGGAGCTTGTTGATTTGTCCAAGAAATTTAAACAGTTTTATGCGGTAAAGAACGTTAATATGTTTATCGAAGAAGGTGAAATTGTTGGTCTGCTTGGGCCAAACGGTGCAGGTAAGTCAACGGCGATTTCGATGCTTTCGTCATTGACTGAGCCGACGGAAGGGGATGTTCGCTTTCGGAATGTCAGCATTATTGACAGTCCGGGACCAATTCGTAAAGTGATTGGCATGGTGCCACAGGAAATAGCGCTGTATGATGATTTAACCGCGCAGGAAAATTTACAGTTTTTCGGCAGAATTTATCGATTATCAGGCACCGAATTGAAAAGGAGAATCGATGATGTGCTTCATTTGATCGGTCTCACGGAGCGACGGAAAGATGTCGTTAAAAAATTTTCAGGGGGAATGAAACGCCGACTGAATATTGGTGTGGCACTCCTGCATAATCCGGAATTGATTATTATGGATGAGCCGACAGTAGGGATTGACCCACAGTCACGAAGCTACATTCTGGAAACAGTAAAGCGGTTGAATAAGGAGAAAAAGATGACGGTTTTATACACCAGTCACTATATGGAAGAAGTTGAATTTCTTTGTGACCGGATTTATATCATGGACAAAGGAAACTTAATTGCGTCAGGTACCCAGGAGGAAATCAAGCAGATTCTTTCAGCGGAAAAATCAGTTTCGATTCAGGCAACGCGCTGGAATGATACGTTTATCGGGGCATTACAAAATGATCCGACAATCAGCCGCGTTACCGTAGAGGAAAAAGCATGCAGTGTCATTGTGCCAAAGGAAACAAATGTGTTTGGTACCATTCTGAAATATGCGGAGGAAGCGGGAATTGAGCTCACATCCGTTAACGTGCAGACTCCTACGCTTGAAGATGTTTTCCTGCATCTTACCGGAAGAGCTTTAAGGGATTAG
- a CDS encoding ABC transporter permease: MIWQIIKKIGLTLLRNPFQLLLLIGLPLILILILGVALGGVMNGETTSIEAKVAIVENGNEQKQIDRFVKDVGEDSKLPEKKINRIQRAAEQMAPIQRIRTIFKSEGLRDIVTMETVKPANLDKVLQDDSYAVIIEVPDHFTYQTLQKLLLDKKSQSSLKVYENGEKDIAASVVQNVLQRYQENLTLVNFVRTKGIAMDAIQVDAEKITGDIKSVDQAEPVSAKDYYAIGMAVMNVLFIASTIGSYAFRERKMHVFNRIILADVSRWVYFTGVLLAGAIFAFIHLFIVFGAAWLFFGVAWLDVAGFLIVTLAMAVAVGGLSVLVVAISYRFNSEMIINFFSNIIISVLAFLGGSFFPIGQFAEIMSKIGNLTPNGAGMTAYLNVIRGSGMSSSWEHLIFLGVFAVVLICIAAFSFPKRGQVL; encoded by the coding sequence ATGATCTGGCAAATTATAAAGAAAATCGGTTTGACTTTGCTTCGTAATCCATTTCAGCTGCTTTTGCTGATTGGACTTCCGCTTATCTTAATTTTGATTCTGGGTGTAGCTCTTGGCGGAGTGATGAATGGCGAAACAACCTCGATTGAAGCAAAAGTTGCCATTGTGGAAAACGGAAATGAGCAAAAGCAGATTGACCGATTTGTGAAAGATGTAGGAGAGGACAGTAAACTACCGGAAAAGAAGATAAACAGAATACAACGGGCTGCTGAGCAAATGGCACCAATACAGCGGATTAGAACTATTTTTAAAAGTGAAGGTCTGCGGGATATTGTGACGATGGAGACTGTAAAACCTGCCAATCTGGACAAAGTTTTGCAGGATGATTCATATGCAGTGATTATTGAGGTTCCGGATCATTTCACGTATCAAACATTGCAGAAGCTTTTGCTTGATAAAAAATCACAGTCTTCACTGAAGGTTTATGAAAACGGCGAAAAAGATATTGCGGCATCGGTTGTACAAAATGTTCTGCAGCGATACCAAGAGAACCTGACGTTGGTGAACTTTGTTCGGACTAAGGGAATTGCGATGGACGCGATACAGGTGGATGCAGAAAAAATCACCGGTGATATCAAGTCAGTGGATCAGGCTGAACCGGTATCAGCCAAGGATTATTATGCAATTGGAATGGCGGTGATGAATGTGCTGTTTATCGCCTCGACAATAGGCTCCTATGCGTTTCGTGAGAGAAAAATGCATGTTTTTAACCGGATTATATTGGCGGATGTATCCAGATGGGTTTATTTTACAGGAGTGCTGCTTGCCGGGGCAATTTTCGCATTTATTCATCTGTTCATCGTGTTTGGTGCAGCATGGCTTTTCTTCGGTGTCGCATGGCTGGATGTAGCTGGGTTTTTGATTGTAACACTTGCTATGGCAGTCGCGGTAGGTGGGTTATCTGTTTTAGTGGTGGCAATCAGCTATCGTTTCAATTCGGAAATGATTATTAATTTTTTCTCCAATATTATCATATCTGTATTAGCCTTTCTGGGAGGAAGCTTTTTCCCTATCGGGCAGTTTGCCGAAATAATGAGTAAGATTGGCAACCTCACGCCAAACGGGGCTGGGATGACTGCTTATCTGAATGTAATCAGAGGCAGCGGTATGTCTTCTTCCTGGGAGCATCTGATTTTTCTGGGAGTTTTTGCTGTCGTATTGATTTGTATTGCTGCATTCAGTTTTCCGAAAAGGGGGCAAGTCCTGTGA